The Pseudomonadota bacterium genome has a window encoding:
- a CDS encoding bifunctional oligoribonuclease/PAP phosphatase NrnA has translation MGHNFQEIIATINKASKVLITTHIFPDGDALGSQLALGNILESIGKEVFLYGEEEVNYMYDFLPGGEKIKTELPDLDSVDCIVALDCGDQYRLGKAMDRLLAHPMVIMIDHHAGNKEFGNLTWVEPKRAATGEMVFDLATALDAELSSEAAYCLYTAIVSDTGSFKYNSTTADTFRIARELIFKGISPAEVAGNLFDNFTEARLHLMKEVLATLALYDENRIAVIHVTREMFEKTGAGREDTETFINYPRSLGTVKVAVFVKEAENGEISVSLRSKGNGCDVAAVASKFGGGGHRNAAGFRILNQSVDAVRDQVLDEITPAIIV, from the coding sequence ATGGGTCATAATTTTCAAGAAATAATTGCAACAATCAACAAAGCCTCAAAAGTGTTGATTACTACGCATATTTTTCCTGACGGTGATGCGTTGGGCTCTCAACTTGCTCTGGGGAATATACTGGAATCCATTGGCAAGGAAGTATTTCTCTATGGAGAGGAAGAAGTAAATTATATGTACGATTTTCTTCCCGGCGGAGAAAAAATTAAGACCGAGCTTCCCGACCTGGACTCTGTTGACTGTATTGTCGCCCTTGACTGCGGCGATCAGTATCGTCTGGGAAAAGCAATGGACCGCCTGTTGGCGCATCCAATGGTGATTATGATTGATCATCATGCAGGGAATAAAGAATTCGGAAATTTGACCTGGGTGGAGCCGAAACGCGCTGCCACCGGCGAGATGGTATTTGATCTGGCAACTGCCCTAGATGCGGAATTATCAAGTGAGGCGGCATATTGCCTGTATACGGCAATCGTTTCCGATACCGGGTCTTTCAAATATAACTCGACAACCGCCGATACCTTCAGGATCGCCCGGGAATTGATATTTAAGGGCATAAGCCCTGCAGAAGTCGCAGGCAACCTGTTTGATAATTTTACCGAAGCGCGTCTTCACCTGATGAAAGAGGTTCTGGCAACACTTGCGCTTTACGATGAGAACCGAATTGCGGTAATCCATGTTACCCGGGAAATGTTTGAGAAGACGGGGGCAGGACGCGAAGACACCGAGACATTTATTAATTATCCCCGCTCTCTTGGCACCGTCAAAGTTGCGGTGTTTGTCAAAGAGGCCGAAAACGGTGAAATATCCGTAAGCCTCCGGTCAAAGGGGAATGGCTGTGATGTAGCCGCGGTAGCTTCGAAATTTGGTGGTGGCGGGCATCGTAATGCAGCTGGTTTCAGGATTCTGAATCAGTCGGTGGATGCGGTTCGCGACCAGGTTTTGGATGAAATTACCCCCGCAATTATTGTTTGA
- the rbfA gene encoding 30S ribosome-binding factor RbfA — translation MSRRSKAGPLPGVLAKPKRRPARVADSIRNEVALLVLQKIKDPRIKNITITKVKVTDDLRNAIIFFSCTEDLMDSAEKGLLSSKGFIRSHLAKELGMRCVPELSFERDLTLFYQENVERLLKDV, via the coding sequence ATGTCGAGAAGGTCTAAAGCCGGCCCGTTACCGGGAGTATTGGCAAAACCGAAAAGAAGACCGGCCCGGGTTGCCGATTCGATCAGAAATGAAGTGGCTCTCCTTGTTTTGCAGAAAATAAAGGACCCAAGGATAAAGAATATTACGATTACCAAAGTGAAGGTCACCGATGACCTCAGGAATGCAATAATTTTCTTCAGTTGCACTGAAGATCTGATGGATAGCGCTGAAAAAGGTCTTCTCAGTTCAAAAGGATTTATCCGGTCTCATCTGGCAAAAGAGTTAGGAATGAGGTGTGTGCCGGAGCTCAGTTTCGAAAGAGATCTCACCCTGTTTTATCAGGAAAATGTCGAGCGCTTGCTCAAAGATGTGTAA